Within Azoarcus sp. DD4, the genomic segment GCGCCGCCGGCAATGCCGAGTGCCAGCAAGCCCCACAGCGGCAGCTCGCCCGCCGCCGCGTGCGCGGTCGCCAGCACGGTTGCGAGCATGGCGGCCGTGGCGAGCACCGGCGCCTTCAAGGCGTGGAAGAGCGACATCAGCCCGGTTTCGAGCCTGCGCCCGACCGAACGCTGGGCCCACGGCCACACCAGCACGCTGGCGCCGACGAAGGCGAGGCTGACTGCGAAGAGCCCCTGATGCGCGGCAACCCAGGCGAACCCGGCGGCCAGCACCACCTGCGCCAGCCCGCGCAGCAGCGGAATGCGACGCTCGCCCACCGCGAACAGCAGGTAGTCGTTGGTCTGATTCACCGCCAGCATCAAGTGCAGCAGGCCGAGTGCCGCCACCACCGGCGCGGCCGGCGCCCACACCGGCCCGAACACCGCATCGATCAGCGGCACCGCCAGCGCCCCCAGCCCGCCGAGCAGCGGCGCCATGATGAAGAGGGTGACGCCCAGCACCCGCACGTAGGCCTTGCGCAAGGCCGGGACGGCGCCGGCCACCGCATCGGCAAAGGCGGTCATCGCCACCTTGAGCATGGAGCTGCCCACCACCAGGTAGATCGCCGAGGTGATGCGCTTGGCGAAGTTGTAGAGGCCGGTGGCATGGCTGCCGAGCAGGATGCTCACCAGCAGGGTGTCGCCGTGCGTGGTCAGGAAACCCATCAGGCCCGACACGCCCACCTGCGCGATCTCGCGCCGGTACTGACGGCGCGGGCCGTCCCCGCCCCATAGTTGCGGCAGCCAGCGCGACTGCGCCACCAGCAGGACGAGCGCCAGCACCGCGCCGACTACCTGCTGCGCGACCAGCGCCATCACGCCCTCGCCGCGCAGCGCCAGCACGATGCCGATCGCACCGCCCACCGACACCGAGACGATGGAGCGGATCGCCAGCACCCGGAAGGCCATCTGCCGGATCAGGCGCGCCTCGTAGGCCCGCGCCAATCCGGTGCACAGCACCGCCAGGCTCATCCAGCGCAGCACCGGTTCGAGCTCCGGCTGGCCATAGGCCCGCGCTACCCAGCCCGAGGCGGCGGCGACGATGGCGGCGAACAGCATGGCCGCCAGCGCGCAGCGGCGAAAGGTCCAGGAATAGAGCGCGTCGTCGGGACTGGCCGCGCGCGCAGCCGGCATCGCGATGGCGTCGAAGACGACCTGGCGCAGCGCGGTGACCACCAGATGGGCGACCGCGAGGATGCCGAAGTGCTCGGGCAGCAGGAAGCGTGCGAGCACGATGAAGATGGCGAAGGACAGCACCTGCTGCGCGAGGTTGTCGAGCATCGACCAGATCGCGCCGGCACCGAAGCCGGTCTTGCGTGTCGAGGGAGGCGTCATTGCAGCGGCGCTCGGTCAGATGGCGGGGGCATCGATGCGGGTGTCGGGGAAGGCGGCCGGATCCAGCAAACGGTCGACCACCTCCGGCCAGCTCAAGCATTTGCGCTGGCGCACATGCGGCGCCGCCAGCGCACTGCGGACCGCGGCGACGATGGAAGGCTCGTCGCCCGGGGTGTAGCCGAAGCGCGACGGATAACGGCCGACCACCGCGTGCGGGCAGACCGCCGGCACGCCGAAGTAGTCGTACTGCGCCAGCTTCATCGAACTGTCGGCGAGATAGGGCGGCACCGCCTCGGAACGGTAGGGTGCGATGCCGAAGCGGGCGTGCTTGATGTAGCGGATGGTGTCGACGTACTTCATCTCGCCATACACCCGCACGTTCTCGCCATAGCCGGGCGAACGCGGCGCGCCCGAGCCGATGACGTGGAAGGTGATGCCGGGAAAGGCGCGGCTTGCGATCTCGAAGAAAGCCGGATCGAACAGCATCGAACCGATGCTGACCACATGCAGGCCGGCACCGTAGGGCGAGGGGTCGCCATGCACTTCCAGGCTGGCGTCGAAGCCCTGCGGTACGTGGTAGACGTTGCCGCGACTGGGGATTTCGTCGGCGAGTTGGGGCGACAGCAGCGCGATCACGTCCATCCTGCCCGACACTTTGGTGAAGCGCCGCTTGACGTAGCTGGCGACGTTGATCGTGTCCAGGCTGTCCGAGCCGCGGTAGATCTGCCGCGCCTGCGGATTGATGCGCGACACCAGCCCGGAGAAGATGGGCGCGATGCCGCTTTCGAACACCACCACGTCGGCCTCGGCGATCCATTGCATCAGCACCGGATTGGGCGACTTCTCGTAGAGCCAGAACATCGCATCCTCCAGCGGCCGCAGATACCACTGGCGGGCATTGAAGGGATGGACGGCCGTCTTCCACAGGTAGCATTCGACGCCGTTGTGGCGTTCGACACGGTTGGCGCGGTCGTCGAGTTCGAGGCGGATATCGCCCTTCATGCGGGACAGGCGGCTGTAGCGCAGCGAGAAGAAGCGCACCTCGCCACGCTTCGCGAGCTCGTCGGCGATGAAATGGATGCTGGCGCGCCGCGGCGTGCGGTAGTCGTGGGCCGACAGCATCAGGTAGCGGGTCGCGCGCGGCACCGCCGTGGTGTCGATATGGTTCATGGTGTCACTCCCCGATTTGGTGTTGTGTTCCGCGTGTTCAGAGGTACTTGCCGATGACGGACATCTGCAGCGCCGGGCCGGTGGGCGTCGGCTGGATACTGAAGGGATAGGTGCCCCACCAGCGCCCCGCGGCCCAGTAGGTCCAACCCGCCCAGACCTCGTTGCCATGCATCTCGCCGAGGATGGCGTCGAGCGCGGCCAGGCAGGCCTCGGTGCTGGCGGTGCCGAATTCGCCGAGGAAGAAGCGGTGCCCGTTGTTACGCCCCCAGTCGGTCGCCGCGCGCATGATGCCGCGCAGGCTGTCGGCACTGATGCATTCGGTAGTGGTGCCGGAATAGCTGGGGTTGGCGTACTGGTGGACTTCGAACACGAAGTTGCCGGCGCTGTCGCGGAAGTCGCGGAAGGCCTCGGCGTTGGAAGTGCCTCCGAAGGTCTTCTCCCACTCGTGCGCCCCGCTCCAGCGGCCACCCGACACCATCACTAGGTTGGCGGCGCCGGCGGTCCGTATGGCGTCGATGGTGCGCTGGGCAATGCTCGCCCACAGGGCGATGGGCAGCGCCGCGGGCTCGTTCATCAGGCCGAAGGCGACGTTGGGCTGATTGGCGAAGACTTCGGCGAGCCGCCGCCACAGATCGGCCAGCGCGGCTTCCGGCACCGCGCTGCTGCCTATCGCCTGGCCGGCATAGGCGCCGTAGTTGTGCACGTCGAGCAGCACGCACAGCTCGAGGCCGCGGGCCGTGTCCACCACGCTGCGGATGCGGTCGAGCTCGGCGCTGTCGAGCGCGCCGTTGATCGCCGGCTGGATGCGCTCCCAGCGGAACGGCAGGCGTATCACGCTCATGCCGGTGTCGCGGAAATAGCTCAGGTCCTGCGCCGACGGGTAGATGTAGTCGTAACCGTAGCGGCCGGGTATCGCCTTGCTGTTGAACTCGGCGCCGGCGAGATTGACTCCGCGCAGCTGGCTGCCGCTTTCGCACTGCGCGTGGGCGCCGCCGGCCACCAGCACCGCCAGCGCAGCCAAGCACCCCATGAACAGGCGGAACGGCCCTTTCATGACCGTGCCCCCAGCAGCGCCTCGTATTCGCCGACGTACTGATCCGCAGCGTGCCGCCAGTGGTAACGCACCGCATAGTTCATCGCACGCTGGCGACGGGTACGGAACACGGCCGGGCTTACGTCCGCGAGCGCACGCAGTCCGGCCACCGCCTCGCCATCGACCAGCACGCCGATGGACGAATCGGCATGCAGCTTGGCGAAAGGCGGAATAGCGCTCAGCACCGGAACCAGCCCTGCGCTCATCGCCTCGATGGGCGCGATTCCGAAACCTTCGTGGCGCGACAGGCAGACGAAATACTGGGCGCGCCCGAGCAAGGCGCGCAGCGCCTGCTGTGAAGGCGAGGCCACCAGCTCGACATGGTCCATGAGTCCGCGCAGACCGATCGCGCATTGGAGATCGCTCAGCGACAGGTCGTATTCGCGGCCGGCGATGATGAGCCGCCATTCCGGATCGACCGCCACCAGCCGGGCGAAGAGGTCCAGGGTTTCGACCAGGCCCTTGTTCACCGACCAGCGGCCGAAATACACGAGCGTCTTGCCCGGCTCCTCGCTGCCGGCCCCGGCGAACTTGTCGACGTCGACGCCATTCTCGATCACGCGCAGGCGCGGCGCCGCGACGACCTCGCTGAAGATCTCGCCGTCGTTGTCGCTGGTGGCGATCACCCGCCGGTAAGCGCGCGCCGAAGTCCGCGTGATGGAGCGGAACCACAAGCGTTTCAGGCGCGAAGCGAAGGCGGTATGGAAGAAGCCGCCGTGGGTCGAGGCGATCAGCGGGCGGCCGTGCAGCGGGCGGGTGGCGGCAAGGTAGTCGAAGAAGAAATCGACGCCGTGCACATGCACCAGGTCGGCGTCGCGGATGGCGCCGATCACCGAGGGGCACAGCGGGTAGCGCGACGATCCGGCGTAGGGCAGCCGGCGCACGACGATGCCCTGGTGCTCGTCGCGTTGCGGCAGGACCACCTCGTCGTCGCGGAACACCCGGTTGAGCGTGACCACTTCGGCCTGGTGGCCGCACACCTCGAGCTGGTGGCGGGCGATGTTGAGGACGACCTCCTCCATCCCGCCGATGGACGGATGGAACTGGCGTACCACGTGGACCACTTTCATGGGGTTCTCCCTTGGACTGTGCCTGCCGCCGGAAACGGCGTCGGTCGTGCGCGCCCTGCGGCGTAGGCGGAAGGGGCCGCGGCACTGCCGGCGACACCGACGCCGATCAGGAACCACAGCAAGGCGGACGTTTTCATCGCGAACAGCGAGGTGCCGCTGATGGTCAGGATCAGCGCCATGTAGAGCGAAGCGTGGGCGCGAAAGCGGGCCGCGGCCTCGTCACGCACCGGCAGCATCCACACGAACAGCCAGACCGCCACGGCCAGCGGCAGGCTGAAGCGGGTGAATACATAGGCGTAGCCGGAATCGCCGTGTTGGGTCGCCCAGCCGTCCAACCCGAGCAGGCCGCTCCAGCCGAGGTCGAGCAAGGCATGACCGCTCCACACCAGGCGTCCGAGGAAGTTGTCGCCGACATAGCCGGGGAAGGCGAGCGCGAGCCCGCTCACCATCAGCACTGCGACGAAGGGAAAGGCAAAGGCCAGCCCCTGGCCATGGCGGCCCGACGTCAGCCGCATCGCCACCATCAGGCTCACCACCACCAGGCCGTAGCGCGAATCGGCCAGCACGATCAGGCACCAGGCGAGGCCAAGCAGCAGCCACATCCTGCCGCGCTCGTCCGGCCCCTTGGACAACCCCCAGGCGGCCAGCAGCGTGGCAAAGTTGCCCATCGATACCGGCTCGATGAACACCGACGACACCCGGTGGTTGCCGAGCAGCGCCGGAAAGAAGGTACGGCCGATGCCTTCGGGGCGCACGCCGTTGAAACTGAGCGCGACGTCCTGCTGCGCCACCGCCGCTTCCAGCACCGTGCCCTGCGCCACGTAGTAGGACAGGATGTTGAAGATGCGCGAATAGACGTCCACGAACAGCAGCTCGAACACGCCCATCGCCAGCGCAATGCCGCCGATCACCAGCAGGCAGCGCTCCGCGACCGCCCGGTCGGGCATGCGCATGCCCAGCCACAGGAAGCAGGCGGGGATCACGAAGTCGCGCACCGCCTTGAAGTCCATGCCGTCGCGCACCAGCCACAGCGCCGTGAGCACCGCCAGTGCCATCACCACCAGCACCGCCAGCCGGCCGGGAATGTGGCGCAGCATCAGCGGCAGGCACATTGCGAGGATGCAGGCCTCGGTGAGCCCCAGCAGCGCAGCATTGACCGGCATCAGGTTGGTGTGCACGCCGGCCATCAGCAGCGGATAGGCGCAGGCCAGCGCCAGCGTGAGCACCACCCAGCGCTCGACGCCGCTCAAGGGGCGCCGGTCGCCAGTAGCCGCCACGCTGGCCGCCAATGCCCCGTTGCCAGCGGCAGGCCACAGCGCACTCATGCCACCCGCTCCATCGTCCCCAAGGCCGGGGCCGGTCGCGCCACGCCCAGCGCCCACGGCGCCAGCGTCAGCATCAGCCAGCGCAACGGCACGCAGGCAAGGATGGCCAGCGCCGAACTGCCCAGCGCCCAGCCGATGCCCACCTCGGCGGGCCGCAGGCCTGCGACCGTGGCCACGCCCGACATCACGCTGAAGCTCAGCATGTGGCTGGCGAAAATCAGCAGCGAGTTGCGCGCCAGCCAGCGCAGCACGCGGCTGTCGGGCAAACGCGCGACCAGGATCAGGCAGACCGCGGTGCCGGCCAGCGCGGAGATGAGATACAGCGGCAGCGCCGCCCCGAAACGCAGGTGATTGAGATCGACCCGGCCATTGAACCAGGCAGCGCCCAGCCACAGGGCGGCAAGCACGGCAAGCGTCGCCACACCGCGCGTACCGCCGACGGACACGCCCGGCAGACCGCGCAGCACAGCGCCGAGCGCGTAGAAAACCAGCGCCACCGGCAGGATGTCGAGCGCGAACGGCAGGCGCAGGCCCAGCGCGGGAAACAGCGCAGCCCACGCCACACCGCAGACGACCGCCGCCAGCGCCGTCGTGCGCCCTCCGAAGCGCTGCCGCAGCAGTGCGTAGGCGAAGGCGGTGACGAACAGCGCCGGCAAAAACCAGAGCGCCGGATCGACGTAAAGCAGCACGCCGTTGCCGGTGACGAAGCCCTGCAAGGGCTCCCACCACGGCTGGCTACCCCAGCGCAACGCCTTGTCGCCGATGCCGCGGGTCAGGAGCCAGTATGCATAAGCGGCGAAGAAGAAGAACACGTAAGGCAGCAGCAGCGTGCGCCCCAGGCGGCGCAGCGTCATCGCCGGCGTCTCTGCCAGCCGGGCATCGCTCACCACCGCGCCGGCCAGCCAGAAGAACAGCGGCACGTGGAAGCTGTAGAGCAGCATCACCAGCCAGGGCGGGCAGCCCTTGGCATGGCCGAGCACCACCAGCACGATGCCTACTGCCTTGGCGGCATCGATGCGGAAATCGCGCGATGCCGCCTGCGGCAGGACGCGAGGCGGCATGCCCGCCGTCGTCATGTTCACGCCTGCCCCGCCAGCCGCTTGAAGCGGCCGCGCACCGCGTGGTGCAGCGGAAACTCCACCCACAGCGAGATCACCACCGACAGCGCCACCGCGAACACCGCGACCAGCGTGGCTTCGACCAGGGTCGGCGTGGCGATGCCGAGCGCACGCAGCGTCAGTTCGATCAGCAGCACATGCAGCAGGTAGATCGAAAAACTGGTGCGGCCGAGCAGGCGCATCAGGCGGCCGCCGAGCACCGCCCGCAGCAGCGGCGTGTCGAAGGAGCACAGCAGCACGGTCGCCGCCGCCAGCAGCGCAAAGGCCGGGTCGAGGTAGAGCGAACGCGAGGCCTCGCCGGACAACGACCACACCACCAGCAGCGCGATCGCGAGCAGGGGCAGCGGCGCCAGCAGCGGATGACGGAAGATGGCGCCGATACGTTCGCGCGGCACCAGTGCCACCGCCGATCCGAGTACGAAGAACTGCAGCTTGGACGGCAGCGCCAGGCCGGGCCAGTCGGCACGGGTGGCGAACAACACGCCCAGCGCCACCGCGACCACCAGCGGCGCCAGCCAGCGACCGCTGCGCAGCGCCCACAGCGCGTACCACAGGGCCACGAAGAAGACGTAGTACTGGATCTCCGGCGAGATCGACCAGAACATCCGCACCGATCCCAGGCAGGCGAGATGACGAAGCAGCTGCCAGCCGTCGATCGGATACGGCCACTGCGGATCGACGAAGCTGAAGGCGACGAAGCTCACCAGCACCACCAGCCAGTAGATCGGCAGGATGCGTGCCGCCCGTGCGATGCCGTAGCGCGCCACCGCCTGCATGTTCCACTCGCTGCGGGCATAGAGGTGGGCCATCAGGAAACCGCTGAGCGAGAAGAAGATGGCCACGCCGAGCGAACCCAGTACATGCACGCCCAGCGCCTTGGGCAGATCGGCCGGCAGGTGGGACAGCACCACCAGCAGGCAGGCCAACGCCCGCAAGCCGTCGAGGCATGGCAGGTTCTCGCTGCGGGTGGCCGCGGCCGGCGTCGCCACGTTCAGCGCGCCCGCTGCCCGCCCCAATGCGCCAACTGCGGTGTTCATGACGCCACCCTCCCCTTGTCGCCCGTCCGGCGGGCACGCGACATCCGTTCAGTGCGCATTGAGTACCGCTCCCACCAGGGCCACCGAAGCGCCCGCCAGCCGTTCGCCGAAACGGGCAAGATCACGCGCGCTGGAGGCATCCTGGCGCGCGAGCATGAAGGCCGCGCCGGCGCGGGCCGCGATCAGCTCGGCGTCGGCACCGCAGGCGGCGGCCGGCGTATCGAGTATGACCACGTCGAACTGCGCGCCGAGACGTTCGAGCAAGGCGGCGAACGGCGGCCGCGACAGCAGCTCCTGCGGGTTGGGCGCCTGCGGCCCGGCCGGCAGCACGCTGAGGCTGAGCAGGCCGTCGATGCGACGGATGGCCTCGTTGCCGCTGCGGCCGGCCAGCACCGAACTGAGCCCGGTCGCGTTGTCGAGCCCGAACAGGGTGTGCTGCACCGGTTTGCGCAGGTCGGCATCGATCAGCAGCGTGCGCTCGCCGAGCTGGCTGAACACCACTGCGAGATTTGCCGCCACCCAGCTCCGCCCGTCCCCGCCCGCGGGGCTCACGACCGCCAGCCGGCGCCGCGTTGCCAGCTGACCGGTGCAGCGCAGCAGCAGCTGGGTGCGCAGCCCGCGCAGCGCTTCGACTTCGGGGCTGAAAGGCTGATAGGCGGCAACCACGGTTTCCGAAATGGCGCTGGTGCCGCGGACGACGTAGGGATAGTCGAACTGGCGGGCCAGCGCATAGGCGATGTCGTCCTCGCTGAGCAGCCGCAGTTCGCGCGCGGCGTCGCCGAAGCGCAGGCCGCGTTCGCGCTGCACCCGGAAAATGCGCTCGGCGTCTTCCGGCGCAATCCGGCCGGCATCGACCAGGATCGCGCCGATCGAGCGCTCCGGTGCCTGCAGCGGTAGGTGATGGGGAGCATTCATCTGGGTTCGCCTCCGTAGCGGGAATTCAGCGGGCCGGCGCCTGCAGCAGCCGGCGGCGGCCATCGCGCACCAGCGCCGGCCGCGGCGGCAGCACCGCGATCACCGGTACGCCGAGCAGTTGGGCGAGTTCGCCGGCGGCGCGCACGCGCGGATTGCGCAGCTCCTTCACCAGCGCCGCGCCGATGCCGAGCAGGGTGCCAAGCACGACCGCGAGCACGGCGTTGAGGGCGAGCTTGGGCGAGGACGGCGACGCCGGCTCGACCGCCGGGCTGAGCACCACCACGTTGGTAAGGCGGGTCTGGCTCTCCAGGCTGGTCTCCGCGAGGCGCTGGGCGACGAGGTCGTAGGCGCGCTGGGCACTCTCGACATCGCGGCGGAGCACGCTGATGCGGTCGTGGTGGGCCTTGAGTTCGAGCACTTTCTGCTTCTGCGCCGCCACCGCCGCAGCGACCTCGGCCTCGCGTGCGTTGCTGATCCGCGCCGCGGTGCCGAGCGAGCTGGCCACGCGTGCGATCTCGCCGGCCACGCGCTGGCGCAGCGAGCCCAGCTCGGCATCGATGCGGGCGATCTCCGGATGATTGGGGCCCAGCCGGCCCAGGGTCTGGCCGCGCTGCGCCTCGAGGCGGGCGATGTCGGCCTTGAGGTTCTGGATCAGACCGTTCTGCAACACCTCGGGCATGGTATCGGCCGAGCCCGACTGGCTCTGGCGCGAGCGGCTGTCGGCACGCTGGGCCTGGACGTTGACCAGCTGTGAGGACAGTTCGGCAAGACGCGCGCTTTCGACATCGAGACGGTCGTCGCTGAGGATCACGCCGTTGGCCTGCTGGTAGTCGGACAACTTGCGCTGTGCCGCTTCCAGGTCGTCGCGCAGACTCTTGTTGCGGTCGTTGAACCACTGCGAGTACTGGCGCGCCGGCTCGACCTTGAGTTCGAGCGAGGTGTCGATGTAGGCCTGGGCGAAAGCGTTGGCAACCATGGCGGCGAAGGCCGGATCGGCGCCGGTGTAGCCGATGGCCAGCACGCTGCTTTCGCGCGAGGGCTTTACCGTGAGACCCGCCGCCAGCATGCGCACCAGCCAGTCGTCGAAGCTGCCGCTGCCGCCGGTGTCGCCCTGCCAGCGCGCCTGGAGGTCGACATTCCGGTCGAGCTTGAGCAGCGCGACGACGCGGCGGGCGACGCGCTCGGAAGCGATGATGTCCACCTGGGTGGCGAGATAGCCGGGTATCACCGCCCCCTGCATCGCCGCCCCCTGGATGGGATCGGTGCCGCGCACGTCCACCACCACCGCCGTCTGCGCGGTGTATTTGCGCGGCAGCATCAGGCTCGCCAGCATGGTGACCACCACCACGCCGGCGAGCACGCCACCGATCAGGCGCAGATGGGCGCGGAGGATCAGGAACAGTTGCTGGATCGTCATCCCCGCCCCCCTCAGAACAGGCTTTCT encodes:
- a CDS encoding glycosyltransferase family 4 protein, giving the protein MKVVHVVRQFHPSIGGMEEVVLNIARHQLEVCGHQAEVVTLNRVFRDDEVVLPQRDEHQGIVVRRLPYAGSSRYPLCPSVIGAIRDADLVHVHGVDFFFDYLAATRPLHGRPLIASTHGGFFHTAFASRLKRLWFRSITRTSARAYRRVIATSDNDGEIFSEVVAAPRLRVIENGVDVDKFAGAGSEEPGKTLVYFGRWSVNKGLVETLDLFARLVAVDPEWRLIIAGREYDLSLSDLQCAIGLRGLMDHVELVASPSQQALRALLGRAQYFVCLSRHEGFGIAPIEAMSAGLVPVLSAIPPFAKLHADSSIGVLVDGEAVAGLRALADVSPAVFRTRRQRAMNYAVRYHWRHAADQYVGEYEALLGARS
- a CDS encoding acyltransferase, with translation MNTAVGALGRAAGALNVATPAAATRSENLPCLDGLRALACLLVVLSHLPADLPKALGVHVLGSLGVAIFFSLSGFLMAHLYARSEWNMQAVARYGIARAARILPIYWLVVLVSFVAFSFVDPQWPYPIDGWQLLRHLACLGSVRMFWSISPEIQYYVFFVALWYALWALRSGRWLAPLVVAVALGVLFATRADWPGLALPSKLQFFVLGSAVALVPRERIGAIFRHPLLAPLPLLAIALLVVWSLSGEASRSLYLDPAFALLAAATVLLCSFDTPLLRAVLGGRLMRLLGRTSFSIYLLHVLLIELTLRALGIATPTLVEATLVAVFAVALSVVISLWVEFPLHHAVRGRFKRLAGQA
- a CDS encoding acyltransferase family protein, translated to MPPRVLPQAASRDFRIDAAKAVGIVLVVLGHAKGCPPWLVMLLYSFHVPLFFWLAGAVVSDARLAETPAMTLRRLGRTLLLPYVFFFFAAYAYWLLTRGIGDKALRWGSQPWWEPLQGFVTGNGVLLYVDPALWFLPALFVTAFAYALLRQRFGGRTTALAAVVCGVAWAALFPALGLRLPFALDILPVALVFYALGAVLRGLPGVSVGGTRGVATLAVLAALWLGAAWFNGRVDLNHLRFGAALPLYLISALAGTAVCLILVARLPDSRVLRWLARNSLLIFASHMLSFSVMSGVATVAGLRPAEVGIGWALGSSALAILACVPLRWLMLTLAPWALGVARPAPALGTMERVA
- a CDS encoding glycoside hydrolase family 5 protein, encoding MKGPFRLFMGCLAALAVLVAGGAHAQCESGSQLRGVNLAGAEFNSKAIPGRYGYDYIYPSAQDLSYFRDTGMSVIRLPFRWERIQPAINGALDSAELDRIRSVVDTARGLELCVLLDVHNYGAYAGQAIGSSAVPEAALADLWRRLAEVFANQPNVAFGLMNEPAALPIALWASIAQRTIDAIRTAGAANLVMVSGGRWSGAHEWEKTFGGTSNAEAFRDFRDSAGNFVFEVHQYANPSYSGTTTECISADSLRGIMRAATDWGRNNGHRFFLGEFGTASTEACLAALDAILGEMHGNEVWAGWTYWAAGRWWGTYPFSIQPTPTGPALQMSVIGKYL
- the epsF gene encoding chain length determinant protein EpsF, coding for MTIQQLFLILRAHLRLIGGVLAGVVVVTMLASLMLPRKYTAQTAVVVDVRGTDPIQGAAMQGAVIPGYLATQVDIIASERVARRVVALLKLDRNVDLQARWQGDTGGSGSFDDWLVRMLAAGLTVKPSRESSVLAIGYTGADPAFAAMVANAFAQAYIDTSLELKVEPARQYSQWFNDRNKSLRDDLEAAQRKLSDYQQANGVILSDDRLDVESARLAELSSQLVNVQAQRADSRSRQSQSGSADTMPEVLQNGLIQNLKADIARLEAQRGQTLGRLGPNHPEIARIDAELGSLRQRVAGEIARVASSLGTAARISNAREAEVAAAVAAQKQKVLELKAHHDRISVLRRDVESAQRAYDLVAQRLAETSLESQTRLTNVVVLSPAVEPASPSSPKLALNAVLAVVLGTLLGIGAALVKELRNPRVRAAGELAQLLGVPVIAVLPPRPALVRDGRRRLLQAPAR
- a CDS encoding glycosyltransferase, which translates into the protein MNHIDTTAVPRATRYLMLSAHDYRTPRRASIHFIADELAKRGEVRFFSLRYSRLSRMKGDIRLELDDRANRVERHNGVECYLWKTAVHPFNARQWYLRPLEDAMFWLYEKSPNPVLMQWIAEADVVVFESGIAPIFSGLVSRINPQARQIYRGSDSLDTINVASYVKRRFTKVSGRMDVIALLSPQLADEIPSRGNVYHVPQGFDASLEVHGDPSPYGAGLHVVSIGSMLFDPAFFEIASRAFPGITFHVIGSGAPRSPGYGENVRVYGEMKYVDTIRYIKHARFGIAPYRSEAVPPYLADSSMKLAQYDYFGVPAVCPHAVVGRYPSRFGYTPGDEPSIVAAVRSALAAPHVRQRKCLSWPEVVDRLLDPAAFPDTRIDAPAI
- the epsG gene encoding chain length determinant protein tyrosine kinase EpsG; amino-acid sequence: MNAPHHLPLQAPERSIGAILVDAGRIAPEDAERIFRVQRERGLRFGDAARELRLLSEDDIAYALARQFDYPYVVRGTSAISETVVAAYQPFSPEVEALRGLRTQLLLRCTGQLATRRRLAVVSPAGGDGRSWVAANLAVVFSQLGERTLLIDADLRKPVQHTLFGLDNATGLSSVLAGRSGNEAIRRIDGLLSLSVLPAGPQAPNPQELLSRPPFAALLERLGAQFDVVILDTPAAACGADAELIAARAGAAFMLARQDASSARDLARFGERLAGASVALVGAVLNAH
- a CDS encoding oligosaccharide flippase family protein, which produces MTPPSTRKTGFGAGAIWSMLDNLAQQVLSFAIFIVLARFLLPEHFGILAVAHLVVTALRQVVFDAIAMPAARAASPDDALYSWTFRRCALAAMLFAAIVAAASGWVARAYGQPELEPVLRWMSLAVLCTGLARAYEARLIRQMAFRVLAIRSIVSVSVGGAIGIVLALRGEGVMALVAQQVVGAVLALVLLVAQSRWLPQLWGGDGPRRQYRREIAQVGVSGLMGFLTTHGDTLLVSILLGSHATGLYNFAKRITSAIYLVVGSSMLKVAMTAFADAVAGAVPALRKAYVRVLGVTLFIMAPLLGGLGALAVPLIDAVFGPVWAPAAPVVAALGLLHLMLAVNQTNDYLLFAVGERRIPLLRGLAQVVLAAGFAWVAAHQGLFAVSLAFVGASVLVWPWAQRSVGRRLETGLMSLFHALKAPVLATAAMLATVLATAHAAAGELPLWGLLALGIAGGALTYVLAHLLVTRLSDSSYDAFGELLRPRRAG